A DNA window from Macadamia integrifolia cultivar HAES 741 chromosome 4, SCU_Mint_v3, whole genome shotgun sequence contains the following coding sequences:
- the LOC122076286 gene encoding F-box/FBD/LRR-repeat protein At1g13570-like, whose amino-acid sequence MAMLSRKSYNKIILTMGNCVCSREISVSAKNSIINTKEIEGVEEDHISHLPDEVLSHIISLLTLREAVRTSTLSRRWKYVWRTSANFDFDAKSMLGIQNHPAYWQESTSKFIRVVDQTLKLLQDFKVDRFRICWDMNNRHGSNLHRWVKFAITSGAKELHLDLYPRPDYDLYILPSGLLGSGKRSSLNHLHLSFCALNILRPYPGFEGFESLTILSLKHVFLTEKDVEDLLCHCSLLECLKLAECMNLVILRITSPSLKYLEVNDLSDLVEIKLCATTLVTFEFIGHMVNFCFENVPLLITVMLHIVGFHSSVEAPIAVTILPTDLPQLENLVIYNTMLYFETVFPTESLPTYTKLNRLVMVAKVPEMDFFFWIVTFMKVSPFLKTLQLHLSPLKDESETRKIIRPFNIRHNYLKFVEVNGFGGYHEQIEIITYILKNAIALESVLIDRRPRFYLGDGKWKTHSHRSFLPTIERKRIYELLLQEFLPVGVQITIL is encoded by the exons ATGGCAATGCT ATCGAGAAAGAGTTACAATAAGATTATCTTGACTATGGGTAATTGTGTATGTTCTAGAGAAATATCTGTCTCTGCAAAGAATTCAATTATCAATACCAAG gagatcGAGGGAGTAGAGGAGGATCACATAAGCCATCTACCAGACGAGGTCTTGAGCCACATTATATCATTGTTGACATTAAGAGAAGCAGTGAGAACTAGTACTTTATCGCGAAGGTGGAAGTATGTTTGGAGGACATCagccaattttgattttgatgctAAGAGCATGCTTGGAATCCAGAATCACCCAGCATATTGGCAAGAAAGTACATCTAAATTTATAAGAGTGGTTGATCAAACTTTGAAGCTTCTTCAGGATTTTAAGGTTGACAGGTTTAGAATTTGCTGGGACATGAATAACAGGCATGGGTCTAATCTTCACAGATGGGTCAAGTTTGCAATAACATCAGGGGCCAAAGAACTTCATCTTGACTTGTATCCCAGACCTGATTATGACCTTTACATCCTTCCATCTGGGCTTCTTGGTAGTGGGAAAAGATCCTCCTTGAATCACTTGCATTTGAGTTTTTGCGCCTTGAACATCTTGAGACCCTACCCTGGTTTTGAGGgttttgaatcacttaccatccTCTCCCTAAAACATGTATTTCTAACTGAGAAAGACGTGGAGGATCTATTGTGCCATTGTTCTCTCCTTGAATGTCTTAAGTTGGCAGAATGCATGAATCTAGTGATTCTAAGGATCACCAGTCCATCCCTCAAGTATCTTGAAGTGAATGACCTTTCTGATTTGGTTGAAATCAAGCTATGTGCTACAACTCTTGTCACATTTGAGTTCATAGGGCACATGGTAAATTTCTGTTTTGAGAATGTTCCATTACTAATAACTGTGATGCTCCATATTGTGGGCTTCCATAGCTCGGTAGAAGCTCCCATTGCTGTTACAATACTTCCAACCGATCTCCCTCAACTTGAGAATTTAGTCATTTACAACACCATGCTTTATTTTGAG ACAGTGTTTCCAACAGAAAGTTTACCAACTTACACTAAACTCAATCGGTTAGTGATGGTTGCAAAAGTACCAGAAATGGATTTTTTCTTCTGGATTGTTACCTTTATGAAGGTTTCTCCTTTCTTGAAGACACTCCAACTCCAT CTATCTCCCTTAAAAGATGAATCTGAAACAAGGAAAATTATTAGGCCTTTTAACATCCGTCATAATTACCTGAAATTCGTTGAGGTAAATGGGTTCGGTGGTTATCATGAGCAAATTGAAATAATAACTTACATTCTTAAGAATGCTATTGCACTTGAGTCAGTGTTGATCGACCGTCGTCCTAGATTTTATCTTGGAGATGGCAAATGGAAGACCCATAGTCACCGAAGCTTCTTACCTACCATAGAAAGAAAGCGGATATATGAGTTGCTTCTTCAAGAATTTCTGCCTGTAGGTGTTCAGATAACAATTCTGTGA
- the LOC122075852 gene encoding 60S ribosomal protein L44-like has product MVNVPKTKKTYCKSKECKKHTLHKVTQYKKGKDSLAAQGKRRYDRKQSGYGGQTKPVFHKKAKTTKKIVLRLQCQGCKHVSQHAIKRCKHFEIGGDKKGKGTSLF; this is encoded by the exons ATG GTGAATGTTCCAAAGACAAAGAAGACCTATTGCAAGAGCAAGGAGTGCAAGAAGCACACCTTGCACAAGGTCACCCAGTACAAGAAAGGTAAGGATAGCCTTGCTGCCCAAGGGAAGCGCCGTTATGATCGTAAGCAGTCTGGCTATGGTGGTCAGACCAAGCCTGTCTTCCACAAGAAG GCTAAAACTACCAAGAAGATTGTACTTAGACTTCAATGCCAAGGTTGCAAACATGTGTCCCAGCACGCCATCAAG CGGTGCAAGCATTTTGAGATTGGTGGggacaagaagggaaagggaacaTCTCTATTCTAG
- the LOC122077410 gene encoding F-box/FBD/LRR-repeat protein At5g56420-like: protein MGNCVCSREISASAKNSIISTKEIERIEEDRISHLPDEVLGHIITFLTLREAVRTSALSRRWKYVWRTSVSDLDFDAKNMLGTQNHPIHGQEITSKFIRVVDQTLKLLQDFKVERFRICCDLDNRHGSILHRWVKSAIISGTKELHLDLYPRPDYQLYSLPSGLLGSGKKSSLKHLHLTFCTLNILRPYPSFEGFESLTTLSLKHVFLTEEDVGDLLCHCSLLECLKLAECMNLVILRIFSPSLKYLGVNELSDLVEIKLCATSLVTFEFTGHMVNFCFVNVPLLITVMLHIVGFNNSDAAPIALTTFPAHLPQLENLVIYNTKLYFETVFPSESLPTYTNLTRLVMVAKVPEMDFFFWIVTFMKVSPFLKTLQLHLCHLKDESETREIIRVSNIPHRYLKFLEVNGFAGYQEQIDMITYILKNAIALESVLIDPRPRFYLGNGKWKTHNNQWFMPTRERKRIYELLLQEFQTVGAQLTIL, encoded by the exons ATGGGTAATTGTGTATGTTCTAGAGAGATATCTGCCTCTGCAAAGAATTCAATTATCAGTACCAAG gaaatcgAGCGAATAGAGGAGGATCGCATAAGCCATCTACCAGACGAGGTCTTGGGCCACATTATAACATTTTTGACATTAAGAGAAGCAGTGAGAACTAGTGCATTATCGCGAAGGTGGAAGTATGTTTGGAGGACATCAGTTTCAGATCTTGATTTTGATGCTAAGAACATGCTTGGAACCCAGAATCATCCAATACATGGGCAAGAAATAACATCCAAATTTATAAGAGTGGTTGATCAAACCTTGAAGCTTCTTCAGGATTTTAAGGTTGAAAGGTTTAGAATCTGCTGTGACTTGGATAACAGGCATGGGTCTATTCTTCACAGATGGGTCAAGTCAGCAATAATATCAGGGACCAAAGAACTTCATCTTGACTTGTATCCCAGGCCAGATTATCAGCTTTACAGCCTTCCCTCTGGGCTTCTTGGTAGTGGGAAAAAATCCTCCTTGAAACACTTGCATTTGACTTTTTGCACCTTGAACATCTTGAGGCCTTACCCTAGTTTTGAAGgttttgaatcacttaccaccCTCTCCCTGAAACATGTATTTCTAACTGAGGAAGATGTGGGGGATCTATTGTGCCATTGTTCTCTCCTTGAATGTCTAAAGTTGGCTGAATGCATGAATCTAGTGATTCTAAGGATCTTCAGTCCATCCCTCAAGTATCTTGGAGTGAATGAACTTTCTGATTTGGTTGAAATCAAGCTATGTGCTACAAGTCTTGTCACATTTGAGTTCACAGGGCACATGGTAAATTTCTGCTTTGTAAATGTTCCATTACTAATAACTGTGATGCTCCATATTGTGGGCTTCAACAACTCGGATGCAGCTCCCATTGCTCTTACAACATTTCCAGCCCATCTCCCTCAACTTGAGAATTTAGTCATTTACAACACCAAGCTTTATTTTGAG ACAGTGTTTCCATCAGAAAGTTTACCAACTTATACTAACCTTACTCGGTTAGTGATGGTTGCTAAAGTGCCAGAAATGGATTTTTTCTTCTGGATTGTTACCTTTATGAAGGTTTCTCCTTTCTTGAAGACACTCCAACTCCAT CTGTGTCACTTAAAAGATGAATCTGAAACAAGAGAAATTATCAGGGTTTCCAACATCCCTCATAGATACCTGAAGTTCCTTGAGGTAAATGGATTCGCTGGATATCAAGAACAAATTGACATGATAACTTACATTCTTAAAAATGCTATTGCACTTGAGTCAGTGTTGATTGACCCTCGTCCTAGATTCTATCTTGGAAATGGCAAATGGAAGACCCATAATAACCAATGGTTCATGCCTACCAGAGAAAGAAAGCGGATATATGAGTTGCTTCTTCAAGAATTTCAGACTGTAGGTGCTCAGCTTACAATTCTGTAA